The sequence CTATAATGTGCGGTGGGTAACCAGTGGGGAGGGGCATATGGCCATTGCACCCTCTCCTTTATCTTATATCCCGTTGACCGGCTCAGGACTGTCAGACAAAATGACTTTCATACAGAGAGTGAAAAATCTTATTTTCTATGTCATTTGGCAAGCTCAGGATATATTTCTAATCCGCCCTCAGTATCAAGCTGTCTGTGATGAGTTCTTTGGCCCACAAGTCAGATACAGTGACCTATTACAGGGAGCAGATCTATGGCTCATGAGAGTGGACTTTGTGTTTGAGTTCCCTCGTCCCACCATGCCTAATGTTATCTATATCGGTGGGTTTCAGTGTAAACCTGCAAAACCTCTGCCTCAACACTTGGAGGAGTTTGTCCAGAGTTCAGGAGAACATGGAGTCATCCTCATGTCTCTGGGGACTTTTGTGAGTGAACTTCCTGCAGACTTAACAAACAAGATAGCTGCAGCTTTTGCCACATTACCTCAGAAAGTCATCTGGAGGCATAAAGGTGACAGACCAGCCACTCTGGGCAACAACACTTTACTAGTTGACTGGATGCCACAGAATGACCTGTTAGGACATCCCAAGACTAAACTATTTGTGGCTCATGGGGGAACAAATGGAGTCCAAGAAGCTATTTATCATGGAGTGCCAGTTGTGGGTTTACCTGTGTTTTTTGACCAATATGACAACCTGCTCCgtctgaaagagagaggagcagcTAAGATTTTAACCATTAATACAGTGGACAAAGACAACGGCTTCCTGAAGGCCATACAAGAAGTCTTGAATGACCCCTCTTACAGGATGAACATGCAGAGACTCTCCAggctgcacagagatcagcctATGAAGCCACTAGATAACGCCCTCTTCTGGATAGAGTTTATCATGAGACATAAAGGAGCAGCTCACCTGAGAACAGAGTCCTACAGACTGCCCTGGTATTCCTACTACTCTGTAGATGTGGTCCTGACTTTGCTGACTACTAttgtggtgattttttttctcccttttgtGTTTCTCAGATTTGCATGtcttgaaaacaaaaagaaaacaaataaaaagtgataAGACACTGTTCTCTGTCCTGTCCTCTACAAAAATATTACAcataatgtttttgttcaaGTAACGGGAAAGGGAggatatataaaacacattttctctgatGATTGTTAAATTATGGATTATATTGCATTTGATTTGAATTTCTTGTTGATTAAACACTTCTGAGATTGCATGAAATACCTGCAGATATCTCTGTGTCCCCATCGAGGTGCAGAAGGGGAATTATGTTTGGGCTACATATCTGAGCCTTCACTGAATAACTGAACTGGTTCCTCTATTTTTCCATACGGGCTAAAGGTTAGTCCTGTAAGGGTTTTTCGCAGGCAGTATGTGTAACACAATGAGAATAGGCCAACCCCTACCAAGGATGGGCAGAGTGAGGCTTCTATGACGTGATCCAGAGTCAGGTTTAGCAGGCACAGCAAGAAAGGTTCACTGACTGAGAGATTTATGTACTACATGATCAAAAGTTTGCTTTCAACACAGGCTGCAGTCACTCATTGTATAAAATTTCCCTTACATTTTCAAGCTGAGAATCAAGAATTGTGGGGATAGTTTTTCCTTCAAGGTGACTTCAGCGTTATCATGTTCAGACTAGATAGtcacagggaaaaaaatggatgaaacaTATGAGATAAATTGCCAGCTCCTGTGAATAGAACAGCTATGTGCAGAGTTGGCTTCCATCAGTGGTAgtatcaaaaaacacacagcagcagac comes from Thunnus maccoyii chromosome 1, fThuMac1.1, whole genome shotgun sequence and encodes:
- the LOC121896625 gene encoding UDP-glucuronosyltransferase 2C1-like, translating into MDIMIKALHTQGHSVDVVRTNQSWYIKDDSPHYNTITVPVSEAFNHDFINPILKKIIDIERGESSVLSFASLQVEMFTAMFNMHRIMCKMATNMFKDNDLMKNLKESKYDMVFTDPAWGAGIMLSHALKLPLVYNVRWVTSGEGHMAIAPSPLSYIPLTGSGLSDKMTFIQRVKNLIFYVIWQAQDIFLIRPQYQAVCDEFFGPQVRYSDLLQGADLWLMRVDFVFEFPRPTMPNVIYIGGFQCKPAKPLPQHLEEFVQSSGEHGVILMSLGTFVSELPADLTNKIAAAFATLPQKVIWRHKGDRPATLGNNTLLVDWMPQNDLLGHPKTKLFVAHGGTNGVQEAIYHGVPVVGLPVFFDQYDNLLRLKERGAAKILTINTVDKDNGFLKAIQEVLNDPSYRMNMQRLSRLHRDQPMKPLDNALFWIEFIMRHKGAAHLRTESYRLPWYSYYSVDVVLTLLTTIVVIFFLPFVFLRFACLENKKKTNKK